One Sporocytophaga myxococcoides genomic window carries:
- a CDS encoding hotdog fold thioesterase: protein MINPNITVQGLNKLSKNTMVEHLGIEYIEVGADYIIGRMPVDNRTHQPMGFLHGGASVVLAETLGSIGSASCVNLEQYAPFGLEINANHVKSVRSGYVYGKASLVHFGKNTHIWDIRIENEKKELVCISRLTVAIVPKK from the coding sequence ATGATTAATCCCAACATTACGGTTCAGGGCCTTAATAAACTATCCAAAAATACAATGGTGGAGCATTTAGGGATTGAATACATAGAAGTCGGCGCAGACTATATCATCGGCAGAATGCCAGTAGATAACCGTACCCATCAGCCTATGGGGTTTCTGCACGGAGGTGCTTCTGTTGTACTTGCTGAAACACTTGGATCCATAGGATCAGCATCTTGCGTCAATCTTGAGCAGTATGCTCCATTTGGTCTTGAGATTAACGCTAATCACGTCAAAAGTGTTCGAAGCGGCTATGTCTATGGAAAAGCTTCTCTCGTTCATTTTGGTAAAAACACGCATATCTGGGATATCAGGATTGAAAATGAAAAAAAAGAGTTAGTTTGTATCAGCAGACTAACTGTTGCCATCGTACCTAAAAAGTAA
- a CDS encoding histidine phosphatase family protein, producing MKTKKIYLLRHGQTDYNLKGIVQGSGVDTDLNETGQNQAKAFYNSYKNVPFDKIYISALKRTKQSVQPFIDLGVPYEILKGLNEINWGNKDGQMISVDENTQYWQLVKGWNSGDFGLKMEGGESPSEVEKRLLEAWNHIISNEKEENILICMHGRAMRILLASILHNDLRKMETFEHHNLGLYILTYSQDTGLVIEKSNCKEHLKNLFC from the coding sequence TTGAAAACGAAAAAAATTTACCTTTTAAGACATGGTCAGACAGATTATAATCTGAAAGGAATTGTTCAGGGAAGTGGGGTAGATACAGATCTGAATGAGACTGGTCAGAATCAGGCAAAGGCATTTTATAATTCTTATAAAAATGTTCCTTTTGATAAAATTTATATTTCAGCCTTGAAACGAACCAAACAATCCGTTCAACCATTTATAGATCTGGGAGTTCCTTACGAAATTTTAAAAGGACTAAACGAAATCAACTGGGGTAATAAAGATGGCCAGATGATCAGCGTTGATGAAAATACCCAATATTGGCAGCTTGTAAAAGGATGGAATTCCGGAGATTTTGGGTTGAAAATGGAAGGTGGAGAAAGTCCAAGTGAAGTGGAAAAAAGACTTTTAGAAGCATGGAATCATATTATTTCCAATGAGAAAGAAGAAAATATTTTAATTTGTATGCATGGTAGGGCAATGAGAATATTACTTGCATCTATATTGCACAATGACTTGAGAAAGATGGAAACATTTGAACATCATAATCTTGGCCTATATATTTTGACTTATTCTCAGGATACAGGATTAGTGATAGAAAAATCTAATTGTAAGGAACATCTTAAAAATTTATTTTGTTAA